In Ruminococcaceae bacterium BL-6, a genomic segment contains:
- the ftsY gene encoding signal recognition particle (docking protein) (Evidence 2a : Function from experimental evidences in other organisms; PubMedId : 11021934, 11123669, 11166993, 12682299, 15995216, 16705751, 22056770; Product type rc : receptor): MGFFDKIKDGLKKTRENISGQIDAMLNSFTKIDESLFDELEELLILGDVGAATSAEICGELRSRIKQRGVTDPAEIREMLREIVAEMLRGGEELTLSTRPSVVLVIGVNGTGKTTTAGKLAARLSGQGKKVILGAADTFRAAAIEQLEVWAQRAGVPMIKHTEGSDPAAVVFDTIDAAKSRGMDVVICDTAGRLHNKKNLMDELSKISRVIDRELPGCDKEVLLVLDATTGQNAVSQAREFQSAAGITGIVLTKLDGTARGGVVLAIRRELGLPVKLIGVGEQLDDLQPFDADEFAAALFEKENS, encoded by the coding sequence ATGGGATTTTTTGACAAGATTAAAGACGGCCTGAAAAAGACGAGGGAAAATATCAGCGGTCAGATCGACGCCATGCTGAATTCCTTTACCAAAATCGACGAGTCCCTTTTTGATGAGCTGGAGGAGCTGCTGATCCTGGGGGATGTGGGCGCCGCGACATCCGCCGAAATCTGCGGGGAGCTGCGCAGCCGAATCAAGCAGCGGGGCGTGACCGACCCGGCCGAGATCCGGGAGATGCTGCGGGAGATCGTCGCCGAAATGCTGCGCGGCGGGGAAGAGCTGACGCTCTCGACCAGGCCGTCGGTGGTCCTCGTCATCGGCGTGAACGGCACCGGGAAGACGACGACCGCAGGCAAGCTGGCCGCCCGCCTTTCCGGACAGGGGAAAAAGGTGATCCTCGGCGCGGCGGATACGTTCCGCGCCGCGGCGATCGAGCAGCTTGAGGTCTGGGCGCAGCGCGCCGGGGTGCCGATGATCAAGCATACCGAAGGCTCCGACCCCGCGGCCGTGGTGTTCGACACCATCGACGCGGCGAAGTCGCGCGGCATGGATGTCGTGATCTGCGACACCGCCGGAAGGCTCCACAACAAGAAAAACCTGATGGATGAGCTTTCCAAGATCAGCCGCGTCATCGACCGCGAGCTGCCCGGGTGCGACAAAGAGGTGCTTCTGGTGCTCGACGCCACCACGGGCCAGAACGCGGTCAGCCAGGCAAGGGAATTCCAGAGCGCCGCGGGCATTACCGGCATCGTCCTCACCAAGCTGGACGGCACCGCGCGCGGCGGCGTGGTGCTCGCCATCCGGCGGGAGCTGGGCCTTCCGGTCAAGCTGATCGGCGTCGGGGAACAGCTGGATGACCTTCAGCCGTTCGACGCGGACGAATTTGCCGCCGCATTGTTTGAAAAGGAGAACTCATGA